One Acidobacteriota bacterium genomic window, CCGGCGATGCCAAGCGCGTAATTCACCAGGCCTTCCGCGTCTTCATCCTCGGCTTCGGCGCGGTCGAACTGCTCGCGCGTCACGTGCATCCACGCCAGCGCGTGCTCGCGATGGAGGTTGGCGAGCGCCGCGCCCAGCAAGCGCATCTTCGAGGTCGGAGAAGCGAAGTAGACCTGCTGCGCGATCTCCGCCGGCTTCGCGCCCGCTCGCACCAGCTCGCGCGCAAGTCCGAAAGTCCGCTCGTTCACGCCCTGGAAGCAGAACGATCCCGTATCGGTGAGCACGGCAGCGTAGAGACAGGTGGCCAGCTCGGGCGTGATCTTCACTCCGGCTTTCAGCGCGAGCTTATAGACCAGCTCAGCGGTGGCACACGCGCTCGGATCGATCCAATTGATGTGCGCGAACGGACGCCCGCTCACATGATGATCGATGTTGATGAGGATGCGGTCTTCGAGGCCTTGCAACCGCGTGCGCTCGATCGAGTCGCACTCGAGCAGGATGGCGGTGTCATATTTCCCGTTGACCCTGCTCGCGTGGACGATCTTGTCCGCGTAGGGCAGCCGCTTGTAGA contains:
- a CDS encoding bifunctional oligoribonuclease/PAP phosphatase NrnA; its protein translation is MGHEEQIGSLHAVMERVESTDRFVLTSHARPDGDAVGSVLACWQVLDALGKQAEVVLADEVPFIYKRLPYADKIVHASRVNGKYDTAILLECDSIERTRLQGLEDRILINIDHHVSGRPFAHINWIDPSACATAELVYKLALKAGVKITPELATCLYAAVLTDTGSFCFQGVNERTFGLARELVRAGAKPAEIAQQVYFASPTSKMRLLGAALANLHREHALAWMHVTREQFDRAEAEDEDAEGLVNYALGIAGVEAAAFFRESEGGRFRVSLRSKGIIDVAEIAAQFGGGGHPCASGCAIDGPLSAASERILAQLRCALGDKAV